Proteins encoded within one genomic window of Mya arenaria isolate MELC-2E11 chromosome 13, ASM2691426v1:
- the LOC128213805 gene encoding T-cell-specific guanine nucleotide triphosphate-binding protein 2-like, with translation MGGKKIEINIAVTGQSGSATSSFINCIRGLMADDPGAAAVDAVETTMKPTAYPHPDNPNLQVWDLPGVGTSTFTKENYLQKVNLNRFDFVLLLSFSRFTENDVWLANEIRRLKPKYNLFFIRTKIDDDVRSAQRSRRKPQTSEGRQELLKKVRAI, from the coding sequence ATGGGtggaaaaaaaatcgaaatcaACATTGCTGTAACAGGTCAATCAGGCTCCGCCACATCGTCGTTTATCAACTGTATCAGAGGGTTAATGGCTGACGATCCTGGGGCAGCTGCTGTTGACGCGGTTGAAACGACTATGAAACCCACAGCTTACCCACACCCTGACAATCCAAATCTTCAGGTTTGGGATTTGCCTGGAGTAGGAACGTCAACCTTCACAAAGGAGAACTACCTGCAGAAAGTCAATTTAAATAGGTTTGACTTTGTTTTGCTCCTGTCGTTTTCGCGATTTACGGAAAATGACGTTTGGCTAGCAAACGAAATTCGTAGGTTAAAGCCAAAATATAACTTGTTTTTTATACGAACAAAGATCGACGATGATGTCCGCTCCGCACAAAGGTCACGCCGCAAACCTCAGACCTCCGAAGGTCGGCAAGAATTGCTAAAGAAAGTCAGAgcaatataa